In Mytilus galloprovincialis chromosome 1, xbMytGall1.hap1.1, whole genome shotgun sequence, the following are encoded in one genomic region:
- the LOC143064742 gene encoding uncharacterized protein LOC143064742, giving the protein MGAGASSNQTVGVTANPRVLYSDQLSKKEKKTQRIDVPVLIDVQHGSVRYRYGSYEGEPKNKSSRIERPFEGDLKVDKKNYFYHPRLNDFRKDADPSKEEDFKFLHVTKGPASCKNKKLFYVYGRGWNAIDGKKTLPTMTKEEGDDYSWPQMRKPNTCYYNLVFNQQDIDLPEMSEEERLAEELSSTPNKSQIHVTLTDTDSAQDVKRKIALKILRSAADIYIVCNKELLRNEDVIGDQRTDEQGSWKTFKVTLNLF; this is encoded by the exons ATGGGAGCAGGAGCCAGTTCTAACCAAACAGTTGGAGTAACTGCAAATCCGAGAGTTCTTTATTCAGATCAGCTTtctaaaaaagagaaaaaa ACACAGAGGATAGATGTACCAGTCTTGATAGATGTACAACATGGTTCTGTGAGATACAGATATGGAAGCTATGAAGGAGAACCTAAAAATAAATCTAGCCGTATAGAGAGGCCATTTGAAGGAGATTTGAAAGTTGATAAGAAAAATTATTTCTACCATCCTCGATTAAATGACTTTAGAAAAG ATGCTGATCCATCAAAAGAAGAGGATTTCAAATTCCTTCATGTCACAAAAGGACCAGCTTCctgtaaaaataagaagttatTTTATGTCTATGGTCGTGGATGGAATGCTATAGATGGAAAGAAAACTTTACCCACCATGACAAAGGAAGAAGGCGATGATTATTCTTGGCCTCAGATGAGAAAACCTAACACTTGTTACTATAACTTGGTTTTTAACCAACAAG ATATAGATTTACCAGAAATGAGTGAAGAAGAAAGACTGGCAGAAGAACTCTCATCTACACCAAACAAAAGTCAGATaca TGTAACATTAACAGATACTGATTCAGCCCAAGATGTCAAAAGAAAGATAGCATTAAAAATTCTTCGAAGTGCAGCTGATATTTATATTGTGTGTAATAAGGAATTATTGAG GAATGAAGATGTGATTGGTGATCAGAGAACAGATGAACAAGGCAGCTGGAAAACTTTTAAGGTCACCTTGAATCTTTTCTGA